A region of Ornithodoros turicata isolate Travis chromosome 5, ASM3712646v1, whole genome shotgun sequence DNA encodes the following proteins:
- the LOC135395306 gene encoding flavin-containing monooxygenase 5-like yields the protein MCRDESRRKRIAIIGGGSAGIASAKSCLEEDLLPVIFEKTDHLGGLWYYREKPEYGVPSLMHATIINTCKEMSAFSDFPPPKEFANFMHHSMLVRYFEMYAEHFGLMKHFRFNTEVMRVVKSADYEATGCWDVTYSTKKADGSLETKTETFEGVLVCSGHHVIPHVPTFPGLDRFKGEVLHTHDYKIPERYRDKKVLIIGVGNSGADVAVDLCPGAKKVYLSTRRGCWVIRRVGLFGLPADSVLNRRITNLFNHMAPESLVNFVYETYSNEAFSHRFYRLKPEHRWRNQHPTINDALPNGILSGRIIVKGDVLEFTETGVIFKGEEGEEVKLDVVILATGYLATFPFLDHDVHRTEKNKVCLYKYVFPPHLPHPSLAFIGLLQLLGGVFPAQEAQSRWFALLMNKKLSLPSSEQMMADYTKMRARLESRYVDSLRHTFQADWVDYMDDITSQIGAKPNLWKMFWQDPSLFWKCYFLPCLPYQYRLQGPHSWSGARNAIFTMNERLKGPLDTRKMPSKKGEKRIQRAVPTVLWVAGLLVLFIYLLTYLFKG from the exons ATGTGCCGCGACGAAAGCCGCCGGAAGCGCATCGCCATCATTGGCGGCGGGTCGGCGGGCATCGCTTCTGCAAAGTCCTGCCTCGAAGAAGACCTGCTGCCGGTGATCTTCGAGAAGACCGATCACCTAGGTGGATTATGGTACTACCGCGAGAAGCCGGAGTACGGCGTTCCATCCCTCATGCACGCCACCATCATCAACACGTGCAAGGAGATGAGCGCATTCAGTGACTTTCCTCCGCCCAAGGAGTTCGCAAACTTCATGCATCACTCCATGCTGGTGCGTTATTTTGAGATGTATGCTGAGCATTTTGGACTCATGAAACACTTCCGCTTCAACACCGAAGTGATGCGCGTTGTGAAAAGTGCCGATTATGAGGCTACAGGCTGCTGGGATGTCACTTACAG CACCAAGAAGGCAGACGGCAGCCtggaaacaaaaacagaaacctTCGAAGGTGTTCTCGTCTGCTCGGGTCACCACGTCATTCCACACGTGCCTACATTTCCCGGATTAGACAGGTTCAAGGGCGAAGTTCTGCACACTCATGACTACAAGATACCCGAACGATATAGAGATAAGAAAGTGCTGATCATAGGTGTCGGCAATTCCGGAGCGGATGTCGCAGTGGATCTCTGCCCTGGAGCCAAAAAG GTGTACCTGAGCACGCGCCGTGGATGCTGGGTCATTCGGCGCGTTGGTCTCTTCGGGCTTCCTGCGGACTCTGTCCTCAATCGTCGCATCACAAACCTATTCAACCACATGGCACCGGAGTCTCTGGTGAACTTCGTGTACGAGACGTACTCCAACGAGGCATTCAGTCACCGGTTCTACCGGCTCAAGCCCGAACATCGCTGGCGGAATCAGCATCCCACTATCAATGATGCCTTGCCTAACGGGATCCTCAGCGGACGCATCATCGTCAAGGGAGACGTGCTCGAGTTCACGGAGACCGGGGTAATTTTCAAGGGCGAAGAAGGTGAAGAAGTCAAACTCGATGTCGTCATCTTGGCCACAGGTTATTTG GCGACGTTCCCATTCCTGGACCATGACGTGCACAGGACGGAGAAGAACAAGGTGTGCCTGTACAAGTACGTGTTTCCCCCGCACCTTCCGCACCCGTCCCTCGCCTTCATTGGACTCCTGCAGCTTCTGGGAGGGGTGTTTCCAGCTCAGGAAGCTCAAAGTCGATGGTTTGCCCTGCTCATGAACAAGAAACTTTCGCTGCCTTCTTCCGAACAGATGATGGCCGATTACACGAAGATGCGTGCACGACTCGAAAGTCGCTACGTTGACAGCCTCCGCCACACTTTCCAG GCGGACTGGGTAGACTACATGGACGACATAACATCCCAGATTGGTGCCAAGCCTAACCTGTGGAAGATGTTTTGGCAAGATCCGTCGCTCTTCTGGAAGTGTTATTTTCTCCCCTGTCTACCCTACCAGTACAGACTACAGGGCCCTCACTCCTGGTCTGGAGCACGGAATGCTATCTTCACGATGAACGAGAGACTCAAAGGTCCGCTGGACACCAGAAAGATGCCATCAAAAAAGGGGGAGAAGCGGATCCAGAGGGCTGTGCCAACCGTCTTGTGGGTGGCTGGACTATTGGTTCTTTTCATCTACTTGTTGACGTACCTTTTCAAGGGCTGA